The Salvelinus fontinalis isolate EN_2023a chromosome 13, ASM2944872v1, whole genome shotgun sequence DNA segment GTTTCATGTTTCTTTTTCTTTCTGGTTAGGCTGGTATTGTTTTAgatttgtgtttcttgtttttcttttataTAATTGTAAAGCAACTTGGGTCCTTGAAAAGCGCTATATAAATACCATGCATTATAATGATAATTATTGCATTTGGCCCCCCATCCTTCTGATAATGTGTCCTCTTTACACAGGGACAAATGGGTCCTCCTGGACGACAGGTAAAATATCTACATTTCTCACTTCCACACGTACCGTTATACATGTACGCTACAGTTCAAAagttcggggtcacttagaaatgtccttgtttttgaaagaaaagcacattttctgtccattaaaataacataaaatcgatcagaaatacagtgtagacattgttaatgttgtaaacgaCTATcgaagctggaaacggctgatttttaatggaatatctagaacagcgcaaactggccctaaccagaatagatagaggggtggcaggccctggtgcacaagtacattagagtgtctagtttgagaaacagacgcctcacaggacctcaactggcagcttccttaaatagtacccgcaaaacaccagtctcatctTGTCAGCCCATctcatcttttctttttattggccagtctgggaTACGTctatttctttgcaactctgcctagaaggccagcatcccggagtctcctcttcactattgacgttgagactggtgtgtaCCATAATGTGTACCATAATCATTATAATATTTTTACAATTGTTTTTAATATATgggtttttgcatgtacattgattgattgattgattaatcttatgctgcacaaagataaataacaacaTACTATTTCCAATCAGTTAGTTCGATTTATTGCACcgattactgaaatggttgtctCAGTTTAAATGGCTTAGGTAGTCTCCTCACAATGTATCTAACCCTGGCAGTTATTATAAATGCAGGTTGTGGGTGAATATAAATTCCAACTGTAGGATATcctcactctggctggattccaataggaatcaCGCATCACTTttcaagccagcataatgtgacttgcaggtagGGTTGCTAACGTCTGTTAACTTTCCCACATTTCCCAGGTACTCACGAAATCCTGGTTTGAAAATTCCTTGAAACTGGAGGGAATAGGCAGGGCATCTGGAATCTTTCAACCAGGACACCTGGGAATTTGAGGAAATGTACTGGAATGTTGCAGTGCTACTTGCAGGCATGATTTGGCTTGTAGGCCACTGTATTAGGGTACAACTACTGTAGGTCTCAAAATAAGGCCTGATGagatatgtaatgtattgtcataatGAGTTGAATATTTATGGTAACATTCACCGAGGAACTCAGTTGGTCAAGGTCACAGGACTGAACATTCAACAACCatatctctgtcactaacaaatacagtcatgggtggtaactctacaatttactcgaaaaggcttgacacagtgCGAAATAATAATTGCGGCATGGCTTAGTCTGGGGGTGTGGCTTTCAgctagttatttttggccacctgtGAGTGGAAGTGTTGTACCAGTTTAAGTGATCTATTGTAAAGGTACGTTTTTGTCATTCACAATGAACAAATGGCTTTGTCACTGTGGTGGTAACCTATAAAGGCAAAAAAAACAGCTTTTGTTCCTGTGGACTATATGTAATGATGGTACTATCTGAGGTATGAACTGGGGTACAATTACATGAATGTACCTATAACTAAAGGTACAAAGAATGACCATACAGGGTACCATGTCAGGGACAAGCGGTTGTACCCTTTTAAGAACAAATCTAaacctttttctaagagtgtataaaaCCCGTGGTTAATGAATAATAATCGAATGTCTTGCAGTTAATTAATATGTTCCAATAATCTGATGTCTTGCAGGGTGAGGATGGACAGCATGGCATGCTTGGACCACAGGGGCCTCCAGGGCTAAAGGTGTGACATATTATTATTCcttcctgttcctcctctcccttctctttcccAATCTCACTCTATCTCCATGTCTGTGACAGGGGGAACAGGGGCATGCTGGTGACCAGGGCAGGAATGGCCTTGATGGACTACCAGGGATGAAGGTAAAGAGGAAGAAATATGAAATATGAATATACAGCCATGTATCAACTCACAGGGCTTGACCCTATGTATTGATGCACTGGAATGACAGGCATGCTGATGTTCCACTGTGTGTATTCACTCTATGTTCTCGTTCAGGGGGAGAAGGGGGACACAGGAGACACAGGGCCTCAGGGGGACATGGTGAGTGGCTCCTCATATCACACTCTTTGACCTAAAGTCATCTACTGTGGGTCTATGAACAACTATCTGCATTAGACACATCTTCCAAGATGATACATTTATCTATCTTCATTCATTCTACCTGTGTGTttcactctgtctccctctgcaGGGCTTACCCGGAGAGAAGGCTGCTCTTGACTCCTATGACATCGGCCTTGGCCATGTCTTTCAGGTGAGTTCTTAATTGGGTTCTTTAAAAGTTGATCTGGAACAACATTCTGCATTGTACTGCGACCCCACAAATTCAGATTGTACTATTTTATTAATGATTAAAAGTATCACACACCATAATAGTATTCTAGGGATACATTATGTATAACAGTCCCCTGTGCAGTACAAAGTCTCACTTTCCTTTTCTACTTTTCTACGTTTTATTATTCCTGCAGGGGCCCCCAGGGCCACCAGGGCCACCAGGAGGACAAGGGCCAAAGGTGGGAGTTGTGTTTGAGAGGTGgctgagtggttaaggcgatggactactAATCCATTGTGCTGTGCATGCATGGGTTTGAAACCCATCCTCTTCTGTGGAAGAGATTTTGTTCCGGAGAGATTTGTCATTGTAGCCTATATATTGTATCTATTATACGCAATGCACAGTGTGTCATTTATATTATCTGACTGTAAGTTGTtctagataagagtgtctgctaaatgaccgaAATGTCAATGTATCAAATATGTTGGCATATCCAGCATTGGTgcaatgatctacagtatggctTTGGTTTATGGATTGATGATAGGCACACACACGTTTTCCTGTCTCCTTCATGCCAACAGGGAGAATCAGGCTCACATGGTGCACCTGGAGCTGATGGGGATAGGGTAAATGACATGACTCTGTAATAATGAATTGTTATTGTACTAGACATCATTGTATCCACCTCATGTTGTGCCTCCTCTCTGTAGGGAGCCAAAGGGGAAAGAGGTGATGATGGGATGCCTGGAGTGGCAGGGGAAAAGGGAGAGAAAGGTCTGACGGGCCTAACTGGGCTTGCGGTAAGTGGGATATGGGCTGTGTCCTGATGGATACCCAACAGACTATGGGCATGACATGGCAGTCTAGTATCCCTCTGCCTTGTAGATTTTGTCCATATAATGTATTTTTTCTCTCTTAGGGAGCTGACAgcaaaaaaggagagagaggagattcaAGGTTTGAGGACAATCTGGTCAGTAATGTTTTAGATACCAAACTTGTATCTATACCAAACTGTTAAGTGTGATATCTCATCATGGTCGAGTAGTGTTATAGGATTGTGTGACCTCTGGTTATCCTAATGTTCTCTGCTTCAGGCCCAGATTATCTCTATCGCAGGCCCTCCAGGGCCCCCCGGACCTCCTGGGCTCCAGGGATTCATGGTGAGTAACTGGTCCCTCTGTCTTCTTAATAATAGGGGGATATCAAAAGCTTAAACTCTCTAGATACCAATGTTCTCTCTGCAAAGAGATGACTGTCAAACATTCCATACTCAACCTGTTCTCAGAGGAACCTAGTAAATCCCAATGTCTAATTTGttgtaaaatgtttttaaatgatCTATGTGCTTTAATAGGCTCTTGTGATGAACAGTGTTTACAAAGAGAATGAGATGACACATTGTGTTTTTCAGGGACATCATGGAATGCCTGGCCCCAAGGTGTGTTGTCAGGGCTCCGATCTCCTCCTGCCCCTAGAATGACACAGGATTCTTTAGGCTACTAAAGCTGCACTGGAATGCCCTGTCATTCAAAATGTTGCCTTAACAGATAATGAAAAGCTGGATGTTAGAATAGGGGATGAAAATTGTACTTGCACAAGGAAATGAAAGCACTAGCTTGAAATTGTGCTTTTGTCAATGTCTCACAGGGGGAACCAGGTGAGATAGTGAAAGGAGAAAAGGGGGATGCAGGTGACAGAGGACCTCCTGGGTTAAGGGTAATTATATCCTATTCTGTCTCACTCGTACTGCATGTTAGGGTTGGGG contains these protein-coding regions:
- the LOC129868685 gene encoding collagen alpha-1(XXIII) chain-like isoform X1; its protein translation is MDGKPGAPGPMGSQGLLGPKGDKGDQGQAGPPGPPGPPGSPGLRGPSGNTGKDGPRGHFGEQGPPGRDGTDGLEGQMGPPGRQGEDGQHGMLGPQGPPGLKGEQGHAGDQGRNGLDGLPGMKGEKGDTGDTGPQGDMGLPGEKAALDSYDIGLGHVFQGPPGPPGPPGGQGPKGESGSHGAPGADGDRGAKGERGDDGMPGVAGEKGEKGLTGLTGLAGADSKKGERGDSRFEDNLAQIISIAGPPGPPGPPGLQGFMGHHGMPGPKGEPGEIVKGEKGDAGDRGPPGLRGIQGLPGSTGLVGLPGTIGRKGEQGLPGLDGFPGLMGEKGDRGDKGDRGMLGKKGLKGQKGEEGPPGLDQPCPVGRDGLPIPGCSHK
- the LOC129868685 gene encoding collagen alpha-1(XXIII) chain-like isoform X2 encodes the protein MDGKPGAPGPMGSQGDQGQAGPPGPPGPPGSPGLRGPSGNTGKDGPRGHFGEQGPPGRDGTDGLEGQMGPPGRQGEDGQHGMLGPQGPPGLKGEQGHAGDQGRNGLDGLPGMKGEKGDTGDTGPQGDMGLPGEKAALDSYDIGLGHVFQGPPGPPGPPGGQGPKGESGSHGAPGADGDRGAKGERGDDGMPGVAGEKGEKGLTGLTGLAGADSKKGERGDSRFEDNLAQIISIAGPPGPPGPPGLQGFMGHHGMPGPKGEPGEIVKGEKGDAGDRGPPGLRGIQGLPGSTGLVGLPGTIGRKGEQGLPGLDGFPGLMGEKGDRGDKGDRGMLGKKGLKGQKGEEGPPGLDQPCPVGRDGLPIPGCSHK